In Limibacillus sp., the sequence GGCGGAGAGAAAAAGAGTGGCCCCTGCCTCATTCAAAGGCCTAGCGGTATGAGCCTGCGCGAGCCGGCTGAAAAGCGGAGTCTGTCGCGCGTCCTCGGCCTGCTACTGCTGGTGCTCTATGGCGTTGGCGTGACAGTCGGCGCCGGTATCTTCGTCATGATCGGCACGGTCGTGGGGATTGCCGGCCCTCGGGCGCCGCTGGCTTTCTTGCTGGCCGCCGTGATCGCCGGAGTGACGGCCATCGTTTACGCCACCCTGTCCGCGGGATTCCCAAGAGCGGCCGGCGCTTCGCTCTATGTCAAAACAGCCTTCGGAAAGGGCGCCGGCCTCGCGATCGGCGTCGGCGTGGCGGTCACCGGGATCGTATCCAGCGCGACCATCGTGGTCGGCTTCACCGGCTATGTCGCCGAGCTCGCGCCCATCCCCGGGCCGGTGACGATCCTGGCGGCACTCGGCGCCATCGGGCTGCTCACCCAAAGGGGCGTGAAGGAAAGCGTCGGCGCGGCGGCGGTCATCACCGTCATCGAGGTCGGCGTGCTCGCTGTGCTCATCGTCGCCGGAGTGCCAGAGCTGCTGACGATTGAGCCATGGGTGGCCGCCTTTGGAACGAGCAGCGCGCTTCCGCTCGCCGCCGTGCTGACGGCGGCCGTGCTCGCCTTCTTCGCCTTCATCGGCTTTGAGGACATCGTCAATATGGCTGAGGAGACGGTCAATCCGGAGAGCGTCATGGGCAAGGCGATCTTCTGGACCCTGGCCATCACCACGACGCTTTACGTCCTGCTGGCCTTGATCGCCGTCGCCTCTCCCGATCCGCAGGCGCTGGCGGGCAGCGCCGCTCCGCTGTCGGCCCTCTGGACGCAATTGACGGGCTGGTCGAGCACCTGGCTATCGAGTCTGGCGCTCATTGCGGTAATAAACGGGGTCATTGTCCAGGTGATCATGGCGAGCCGTCTGCTCTATGGCATGGCGCGCGAAAAGATGCTGCCCTCCGTCCTCGCCCGCATCGGCAAGAGGCACACCCCGGTCGTGGCGATCTGGGTCGTCACCGGGATCATCGCGGGCTTGGCGCTGGCCTTTCCCCTCGCGTCGTTGGCGCGCGCCACGACCACGGTCACCTTGATCGTGTTCGCCTCAGTGAACCTCTCACTCGTGGTTCTCGGCGCGCGTGAGCGGGCGGGTCCGCTGTACCGCCGCCGTTGGATCGGGCTGCTGGGGCTCTTGCTGACCGGCGGTCTGGCGCTTCGTGAGATACTGGTCCATCTTGGGGGCATTTGAAGCCCTGGAATCTGCGGCGCGGGTGAGGGGCTTTGATTCACCAAGGTAACGTGGGAGTGCGGTAAGCATGGTTCGTCTAAGCTTCCTTGGGGCGGCAGGCACCGTCACCGGCTCGAAGTATCTGCTGGAGGCTGCGGGGCGGCGACTGCTGATCGATTGCGGCCTCTTTCAAGGATACAAGAACCTCCGCCTCAAGAACTGGCGGCCGCTGCCGGTGGACCCAGCCGAGATCGATGCGGTGGTTCTCACGCATGCGCATATCGACCACAGCGGATATCTGCCGCTTTTGATTCGGAATGGCTTTTCGGGTCCCGTCTATAGCAGCGAGGGCACCCGCGATCTCTGCGAGATCCTGCTGCCCGACAGCGGATACCTTCAAGAGAAGGACGCGGAGTTCGCGAACCGCCATGGATTCAGCAAGCACCGCCCGGCTCTGCCGCTCTATGACGAAGCAGACGGCCGCGCCGCGCTAGAGAGCTTCACCCCCATCCCCTTCGATAAAGAGTGGGAGCCGCTGCCCGGCATCACCGTCGTGCTAAGGCGGGCGGGCCATATCCTGGGGGCCGCTTGCCTGGAGATGCAGCTCGACGGTCACCGTTTGGTGTTCTCGGGCGATCTGGGGCGGCCGAACGACCCGGTGATGCTGGCTCCTTGGCGGCCGTCCGGGGCGGATTACTTGGTTGTCGAGTCCACCTACGGCGACCGCCGGCACGACCCCGAGGACCCGGAAACGCTGCTGGCCACGGTCATCAAGGAAACTGCCGAAAGGGGAGGCAGCGTCTTGATACCGGCTTTTGCGGTCGGGCGCAGCCAGCTGATGCTCTTCCATCTCTGGAGGCTCTTGCGCGGGGGCGCCATACCCAACCTCCCCATCTATTTGGACAGCCCGATGGCGATCAACGCCAGTGAGATCTTTCGCCGTCACGCCGACAGCCATCGCTTGAGCGAAGCTGAAGCCAAGGCCGTTTGCGATGTCGCGACCTATGTCCGGGAGGTTGAGGAGTCCAAAGCTCTCGGAAATCTGCGTGTGCCGGCCATCATCATTTCAGCAAGCGGAATGGCAACGGGCGGGCGGGTGCTCCATCACCTGAAGAGACTCGCCCCGGACCCCAGGAACGCCATCCTATTCACCGGCTTCCAGGCCGCGGGAACCCGCGGAGCGGCCATGCTGGCTGGGGCCGAGAGCATCAAGATTCACGGCGGCCACTATCCCGTGCGCGCCAAGGTTTCTTGCCTGGATATGCTTTCAGCCCATGCCGATGCGGACGAAATCCTGTCCTGGCTGAAGGCGATGGAACGCCCGCCCAGGACGACCTTCATCACCCACGGCGAACCGGAGGCGGCCGAAGCTCTGAGGCTCCGGATCGAAGAAGAACTCGGTTGGGACTGCGTGGTCCCAGAGTACCGGGATTCCCTGAAACTCGAATGAAAAGGCGTCCTGGCGCTGCCTCGGGCCCTCAGACAGCCTTGGCGTGAGTCGCCGCGAGGTCCGAGGCGCGCTGCCGCAGGATGAACTTCTGTATCTTTCCCGTCGGTGTCCGGGGAACCTCGTCGAAGACGAACCTGGAGGGAACCTTGTAGGACGCGAGATGCTTGCGGCACCAGTCGCGCAGCTCCTCCGCGCTGACCTCGGCGTTCGACGCCAACTGCACGAAGGCGCAAGGCGTCTCGCCCCATTTATCGTGGGCCATCGCGACCACGGCGGCGACGGCGACCGCTGGGTGGCGGTAGAGCGCCTCCTCGACCTCGATGGAGGAGATGTTCTCGCCGCCGGACACGATGATGTCCTTCGACCGGTCCTTCAGTTCGATATAGCCGTCGGGGTGGGTCACGCCGAGGTCGCCGGAATGGAACCATCCGCCCGCGAAGACCTTCCGGGTCGCGCCCGGATTCCGGAAGTAGCCCTTCATCACGACATTGCCGCGGAACATGACCTCCCCCAAGGCGACGCCGTCATGGGGTGTCGGCATCATGGTCTCCGGGTCCATGACCTCGAGGCCTTCCAAGGGCAGGTAGCGCACGCCTTGACGGGCCTTCAGGGTGGCTTGTTCGCCAGCGGGCAGATCGGACCAGGCGCTGTGCCAGTCGTTCACGACGGCCGGGCCGTAGGTCTCGGTCAGGCCGTAGAGGTGGGTCACGTCGAAACCGGCGGCTTGCATGTTCGCCAGAAGGCTGGCCGGCGGCGGCGCCGCGGCGGTGAAGAACTGGACCCGGCGGTCGAGGTCGCGTTTCTCGCCCTCCGGCGCGCCGATCATCAGGGACATCACGATGGGAGCGCCACAGAGGTGCGTGACCCCATGATCGGCCAAGCTGTTCCAGATGGCGTCGGCGCGGACCTGGCGAAGGCAGACATGGGTCCCGATGATGGCCGACAAGGTCCAGGGAAAGCACCAGCCGTTGCAGTGGAACATCGGCAACGTCCAGAGGTAGACGGCGTGCTTGGCCATCGAGGTCGTCAGGGCGTTGCCTTGGGCTAGCAGGTAGGCGCCGCGATGGTGGGAGACCACGCCCTTGGGGTCGCCGGTCGTGCCGGAGGTGTAGTTGATCGAAATAGCGTCCCACTCGTCTTCGGGCATCAGCCAGTCGTAGGCGCTGTCGCCTTCGGTCAGGAAGGCTTCGTAGTCTTGGACATCCTCGGCGCCGTTCGCGCCGCTGTATTCCGGATCGTCGTACTGCACCACGAAGGGCTGCACCTGCGTCATGGCGAGGGCCTGCTGCAAGAGCGGCATGAACTCGCGGTCCGTGAAGATGATCTTCGAGCCGGCGTGATCCAGTTGGAAGGCGACGGTGGCGGCATCCAGCCGGGTGTTGATCGAATGCAGCACGGCGCCGCACATGGGTACGCCGTAGTGACACTCCAGCATCGCCGGCGTGTTGGCCAGGAGCGCCGAGACCGTGTCGCCGCGCCCGATCTCGCGGCGGGACAGCGCCGAGGCCAACTGGCGCGAGCGCGCATAGAACTCCGCGTAGCTGCGGCGCAAGGCCCCGTGGATGATCGCCGTGTGGTCCGGGTGCACGCTCGCGGCACGCTCCAGGAAGGTGAGCGGCGTCAGCGGCTGGTAGTTCGCCGGATTGCGGTCCAGATCGGTGTTGTAGGGATTGCTCATGATGTCCTACTTGTCCTGCCAGGCGGGCTGGCGCTTCTCGATGAAGGCGCCGATCCCTTCCTGGGCATCCTGGATCATCATGTTCTCGACCATGACGTTGGAGGCGTAGCTGTAAGCCTGCGCCAGGCCCATCTCGCGCTGCTCGTAGAAGGCCCGCTTTCCGATGGAGAGGGTGCGGCTGGACTTGGCGGCGATCTTGTCGGCGAAGTCCATGGAGGCCGCGCGGAGGCGGTCGGCGGAGACGACCCGGTTGACCAGACCCATCTCGGCGGCGCGGGCGGCGGAGATCATATCGCCGGTCAGGAGCATCTCCATGGCGTGCTTGGCCGAGACGTTTCGGGACAGGGCGACCATCGGGGTGGAGCAGAACAGGCCGATATGGACGCCCGGCGTGCTGAACTTGGCCTCTTCGGCCGCAACGGCGAGATCGCAGCTCGCGACGAGCTGGGCGCCCGCCGCCGTTGCGATGCCCGACACCTCGGCGATCACCGGCTTGGGGCAAGCGACGATGGCCTGCATGACGCCCGAGCACATCCCCATGATCTTCGTGAAGTAGGCTTTCCCGCCATCTGGCGAGGCACGTCCGGCGGTCAGTTCCTTCAGGTCGTGACCGGCGCAAAAGGCCGGGCCGTTCGCCGCCAGGATGACCGCCCGCGTCGCGGGGTCGGAACCGGCGGCGGTCACGGCATCGCCCAGGACCTTCAACATGGCCTCGGAGAGCGCATTGCGCCGCCCGACGTCGTTCAGGGTGAGGCAGAGAATTCCCGTTCCCACCTGCTCGCGAAGGAGAATGCTGTCCGAGGGCTCCGTCATCTGTTCGCTCTTCTCTCCGTCAGGCGATGTTGTTTTCGACGTAGTCGGCCAAGGAGTTGGCCACGAAGCAGTAGCGGTGGGCGCGATGCTGCATCTCCTCGAGCTTCGAGGACTCGACGGAAAAGCCGCTGTCGAAACGGACGACCGGGTGCAGGTCGACCCGCATCACGGCCATCTTGCCCTGTGGGTTCTTGCCCAGGTGGGCGACGGCGTGGTCGCTGTAGCTTGCGACCGGCCAACCGGCCTTCGCGGCAAACGCCAGAAAGGTCATCATGTGGCAGCTGGAAAGCGATGCCGCGAGGGCCTGCTCGGGGTTCGTGCTGGCGGCATCGCCTCCCCAGTCCGGCGCGGCGTCGACGTCCAGTTCCGACGATTCGTTGTAGCGTACGCGGTGCGCGTTGGAGTACGCACCGGCGCGCAACTCAGGGGTCGTGCGGTACCAGTCCAGATTGATCGACAGTTCGGACATGACGAGGCTTCTCCGTTACAGGGCGTTGGTGGCGATCTTCTTCTGCGGGTCGTAGAAGGGGACCTCGGCCACGGTCGCGGGCATCCGCCGGATCTCGGTCTGGACCTCGACGGCCGTTCCGATTTCGGTGTGGCCGACCGAGACCATCGCAAGGGCAATGTTCTGATCGAGGCGCGGCGAGTAGGTCGCCGAGGTAACCTTGCCGATGGTCTCGTCACCGATGATGACCGGCCAGAACGAGGTGTTGGGCGCGGCGAGCGGCTGACAGTCGATGATCAGGCCGATCTGCTTGCGGCTGACACCCTCGTCACGGATCCGCTTCAAGGCCGCCTTGCCGATGAAGTCGGCTTCCATGTCCAAGTTCACGAGCCGGTCCATGCCCAGCTCGAAGGGGTTGGTGGTGATGTCGGCATCGGCATGGTAGGAGAGCATGCCGCCTTCGATCCGGCGAATGGTCGAGGTGTGGCCCGCCTTCAGGCCGAGCGGCTGACCGACCTCCATGATGGTGTCCCAGAGCTCATCGCCGCGCGATCCGTCGCGCAAGTAGATCTCGTATCCCAGCTCGCTGGACCAGCCGGTGCGCGAGATGACCAGGGGGATGCCGTTCAACTCGGTCTCGCGGAGCCAGTAGTAGCGGATCTCCTTGATCCACTCGCCGAACAGGGCCTCCATGATCTTGCCCGACAGGGGACCCTGCAACTGCAGCGGCGAAACGTCGGGTTCGCAGATGGAAACGTCCATGCCGCTGTTGATGGCCAGGCCCTGCGCCCACAAGAGGACATCGCTGTCCGCCAGCGAGATCCAGAAGTGGTTCTCACCGAGGCGCAGCAGGATCGGGTCGTTCAGGATGCCGCCGTCGGCGTTGGTGATCAGGACGTACTTGCACTGCCCGACCGCCATCTTGGAGAGGTCGCGCGGCGTCATCATCTGGACGAACTTAGCAGCGTCCGGGCCGGTCACTTCGACCTGGCGCTCGACGCCGACGTCGCAGAGGATGGCCTCGTTGATGAGGTTCCAGAAGTTCTGCTCCGGGTTGGTGAAGTTCCGGGGGATGTACATGTGGTTGTACACCGAAAATTCCTGCGCGCCCCAGCGAACGGTCGCGTCGAAATAGGGGGACTTCCGGATCTGCGTTCCAAACCTGAAAAGACCGATATTGCTCACAGTTTCTACCCTCGTCTCGAGGCGGCCCGACCACCGGGCACGTCAACCTCACTGGGCGCACTGTGTAACGCTGCTCGCTAATATATGCGGTCTAAATGCGGCCCCTGCCGTGGTTCGTTCGTGCCAAAATCCGGGATTGAAATAGGCCGTTCGGACCAAGCAGGCGAAAAAGCGGGTCCCGGGGGCCTCAGCGCAGGAGCAAGCGGGCCAAATCGGGCTGGGTGGATTTGACGGTTCGCGTGACGATGTAGGTCATGTAGCGG encodes:
- a CDS encoding APC family permease, with the protein product MSLREPAEKRSLSRVLGLLLLVLYGVGVTVGAGIFVMIGTVVGIAGPRAPLAFLLAAVIAGVTAIVYATLSAGFPRAAGASLYVKTAFGKGAGLAIGVGVAVTGIVSSATIVVGFTGYVAELAPIPGPVTILAALGAIGLLTQRGVKESVGAAAVITVIEVGVLAVLIVAGVPELLTIEPWVAAFGTSSALPLAAVLTAAVLAFFAFIGFEDIVNMAEETVNPESVMGKAIFWTLAITTTLYVLLALIAVASPDPQALAGSAAPLSALWTQLTGWSSTWLSSLALIAVINGVIVQVIMASRLLYGMAREKMLPSVLARIGKRHTPVVAIWVVTGIIAGLALAFPLASLARATTTVTLIVFASVNLSLVVLGARERAGPLYRRRWIGLLGLLLTGGLALREILVHLGGI
- a CDS encoding MBL fold metallo-hydrolase, which translates into the protein MVRLSFLGAAGTVTGSKYLLEAAGRRLLIDCGLFQGYKNLRLKNWRPLPVDPAEIDAVVLTHAHIDHSGYLPLLIRNGFSGPVYSSEGTRDLCEILLPDSGYLQEKDAEFANRHGFSKHRPALPLYDEADGRAALESFTPIPFDKEWEPLPGITVVLRRAGHILGAACLEMQLDGHRLVFSGDLGRPNDPVMLAPWRPSGADYLVVESTYGDRRHDPEDPETLLATVIKETAERGGSVLIPAFAVGRSQLMLFHLWRLLRGGAIPNLPIYLDSPMAINASEIFRRHADSHRLSEAEAKAVCDVATYVREVEESKALGNLRVPAIIISASGMATGGRVLHHLKRLAPDPRNAILFTGFQAAGTRGAAMLAGAESIKIHGGHYPVRAKVSCLDMLSAHADADEILSWLKAMERPPRTTFITHGEPEAAEALRLRIEEELGWDCVVPEYRDSLKLE
- a CDS encoding acyl-CoA synthetase, whose translation is MSNPYNTDLDRNPANYQPLTPLTFLERAASVHPDHTAIIHGALRRSYAEFYARSRQLASALSRREIGRGDTVSALLANTPAMLECHYGVPMCGAVLHSINTRLDAATVAFQLDHAGSKIIFTDREFMPLLQQALAMTQVQPFVVQYDDPEYSGANGAEDVQDYEAFLTEGDSAYDWLMPEDEWDAISINYTSGTTGDPKGVVSHHRGAYLLAQGNALTTSMAKHAVYLWTLPMFHCNGWCFPWTLSAIIGTHVCLRQVRADAIWNSLADHGVTHLCGAPIVMSLMIGAPEGEKRDLDRRVQFFTAAAPPPASLLANMQAAGFDVTHLYGLTETYGPAVVNDWHSAWSDLPAGEQATLKARQGVRYLPLEGLEVMDPETMMPTPHDGVALGEVMFRGNVVMKGYFRNPGATRKVFAGGWFHSGDLGVTHPDGYIELKDRSKDIIVSGGENISSIEVEEALYRHPAVAVAAVVAMAHDKWGETPCAFVQLASNAEVSAEELRDWCRKHLASYKVPSRFVFDEVPRTPTGKIQKFILRQRASDLAATHAKAV
- a CDS encoding enoyl-CoA hydratase — encoded protein: MTEPSDSILLREQVGTGILCLTLNDVGRRNALSEAMLKVLGDAVTAAGSDPATRAVILAANGPAFCAGHDLKELTAGRASPDGGKAYFTKIMGMCSGVMQAIVACPKPVIAEVSGIATAAGAQLVASCDLAVAAEEAKFSTPGVHIGLFCSTPMVALSRNVSAKHAMEMLLTGDMISAARAAEMGLVNRVVSADRLRAASMDFADKIAAKSSRTLSIGKRAFYEQREMGLAQAYSYASNVMVENMMIQDAQEGIGAFIEKRQPAWQDK
- a CDS encoding OsmC family protein; amino-acid sequence: MSELSINLDWYRTTPELRAGAYSNAHRVRYNESSELDVDAAPDWGGDAASTNPEQALAASLSSCHMMTFLAFAAKAGWPVASYSDHAVAHLGKNPQGKMAVMRVDLHPVVRFDSGFSVESSKLEEMQHRAHRYCFVANSLADYVENNIA
- a CDS encoding glycine cleavage T C-terminal barrel domain-containing protein; amino-acid sequence: MSNIGLFRFGTQIRKSPYFDATVRWGAQEFSVYNHMYIPRNFTNPEQNFWNLINEAILCDVGVERQVEVTGPDAAKFVQMMTPRDLSKMAVGQCKYVLITNADGGILNDPILLRLGENHFWISLADSDVLLWAQGLAINSGMDVSICEPDVSPLQLQGPLSGKIMEALFGEWIKEIRYYWLRETELNGIPLVISRTGWSSELGYEIYLRDGSRGDELWDTIMEVGQPLGLKAGHTSTIRRIEGGMLSYHADADITTNPFELGMDRLVNLDMEADFIGKAALKRIRDEGVSRKQIGLIIDCQPLAAPNTSFWPVIIGDETIGKVTSATYSPRLDQNIALAMVSVGHTEIGTAVEVQTEIRRMPATVAEVPFYDPQKKIATNAL